One Glycine max cultivar Williams 82 chromosome 1, Glycine_max_v4.0, whole genome shotgun sequence genomic window, tcggttatattagaaaatcgatgtcaacgtttacatattaacatcggttatttatacataaccgatgctaacgtttgtatattaacatcggttatctataaataatcgatgttatatacaaagaactacaacaaaataagtgtatgcatcatcaacgttgacatcggttttctactgaaatcgatgttaatgtaatagaaaaccgatgttaatatattacattaacattggttttgctAGAGAATCGATgtcaatatataacattaacatcggttttactacaAAATCGATGTCAACATTCGTCATGCATACACTGTTTTTTGCTGTAGTTcattgtgtataacatcgggtatttagaaaatcgatgttatcgtatttatgttaacatcaattttttaaaaccgatgttaacaataatacattcaacatcgatactttcaacatcgattttagaaccgatgtagaatggcctaaataaccgatgttgaaagtataatttctaatagtgataacacaaaaaataaaataaaataataatctaaattaaGAAAATCTCAAAAGTCACTCTTTTAATGATTAGAAAGGTCACCAAGAGTAAATATAggtccattttcaattataaaaatgattcaACAAGTTAAAATAAAGTTGATTAATTAGTTATCGAAGCCAAGTATAGATAACAAACAATCAATattgaaagggaaaaaaaatcaatacaaaTATCTAAGGGCAATACAAAATGCTCAAATAAACTAGTGAACTCTGGCGTGAACAATACTACATAGTAAGTGTAAAAGTTCAATCATAGTGTTTTTAGTTTAGTTGACACATACTAACTTTTTACCGAGgtataacaaaagaaaatgtataattttttcaaagtaaaatattaattattaatttattaatttttataatgagAGCGAGATTCAAATATATAATCTCTTCTCTCCTCCTTTTTCCTTCGACTATTAAATCAAGCTCCACAAAAAGAACTTTagatatatttcttaattaccAACTAATATGATAGCAATGTTACTGTAGaaccaaaaaaaagagaaaaaataatcaataacgattgatgtaattaataatgacttgtgtttttttttttatcaagtgatttaatacttttgatgaaaataaCTCCATATTAATGTCAAAAtcagtgaaaaaaaaagataaaaaataataaatgtatccttaattataattagattttattttatttttataaaatcacatTTTGATATTGCTTTCTTAAtcccattataattatcatatcTTATGTTGTTTTATACAtatcaagaaaaattaataaattaataaaaataataataattttataaattaaatttattattattaatttatttttaattttatattttatatcattaatattataagaaatatgagtaaaaaattaatattatatttaaaaattaaaataattattattttgaaactttttcAGATAATTATTATGAAACGTTGGAAGTAACGATTaattatacattaaataaaataaagacctAGCAGATATGACTTGGAGGCCATATACCGGCCACTTTTTTTGTCTTGTGAATGTCCCAACCAGAGAATAGAAAAACGATGAATAACCAATTCCCTGTTTTTTACGCCTGCTCCATGGTCAAACTCAAATATATTCCCTCTCCCCTCTTTCTCTCACCGCACATAATATTGGGGCCCGTATATCTAGATTTTCAGATTTCAGATACAGAACAAAAGCAAGTAGACCCTGCGATATATACATCCTCAAAAGTAACGCTGATTAGAAGAGTATCCATCGGTTCCCTCTTCTCTATATCCATTGCCACTCTTTTTAACCTCCCCAACAGTTTCTTTCTTGTCTCTCCCTTCATTCTTCGTTtctttactactttttcttttgACCAAAACCCCCTTTTCTCTTCTTGATCTCAGAGAAAAGGACACACTCAGTATTtcttttttaccttttattCACAATAATATTTGTAGAAAGTATGCATCGTCAaagtttatgaataatttttataaaaaatttatctgataatctttaattaatttgatatctTCTCTTGTTTATTTCCTTTTCATCACAAAATTTGATTGAATctgaaatatatattacttaaaatatttgaatttaatatcactgaaactaaaaatatattgatcattcaatatttttctattcttattTGCACCATatatagttttatatatttagtaAATCCAAGATATTTTAGACCTAAAGCCATTTACTAATatctcaaaatattaaaatttatttaaagaatttatCTCATCCAACTTATGTGAACTATAGAATACTTAACCAACATAGATATCTACTAACAATACCACACAATTCACATCATATAGTTCATGGTTATCCTAAAAAACACAACAGCCAGAGATAGCATAATAATTGTACTCGCTACCATCCACAATAAATGTGGCAATGTGTTAGATTCCCTAATAGGCCCATGTGTCATGTGTGCATGTCTCATGCACGTATATCACATATGAATGATTTCAGATGCACTTAACCCTCTGGTATAAGATTGCTTGTTCTCAAGGTCATCAAGTTGAAGCTATGAGTTTGAAACATCCCTATCTATGTCTTTAATTATATGTTCCTGAAACATCACTCTCTAGTCTTTAACTTTGAACCTAGCTAGCTACTATCCCTCTGTTTCCTTAAATTAGTTTATCTATATATACACACTCCTGTGACAACCTATAGTGTCTTACTGTCTAATATTGTCGCCTTTTACTGCTATTCCTCTCTGTCTCCTTTCTGTTTTTCTGTCTTACATAACAAATAGATACAAACATTGAAACTGTtgatttttttgcattttattatatattgtatCTCATGATGTTGAGAACAACTGAAAAGGTGTGCTATACTCCTGATTTTAACGAGAAACCAATCATGTTTCTCAACCAAACAACTGttggtgttggtggtggtggtggaaacAAGAAGAGGGTCACAGGAACTTGGACTTTCAGATTTCAAAAAGACCCTAAATTTTCACCTGTTAGATTCTTGCAGCAACTAGGAGCAAAAGTGGCAAGTGCTATAAGAGTTGTTTCCATGAGAAGGAGGTCCTCTAGGAAGGTTTCTTCATCCTCTTTGGTCAGAACACGTTCGGTGTCAGACCCCACTGATTCACATCGTGCCAAAGCTGTGGAGGATTGCATTGAGTTCTTACATTCTTCTTCATCTAGGGAGAGACCCAGTTCAGTTTCTGAAAGTTCTCTCTAGGGATATCGATGCTTGAGATTTCTACTTGCAAGATATGTATATTAGAGAAAAATGGTATGCTTTAGTGGTTTCCATTGACATGTTCATTAGTAGGAAATAGAAGTTAATCATTTGTACAGTGTCACTTTGGTAATGGAGTTTGAGTAGAGATTGAGATTCTCATATATAAGCATTGGTTTAAATTATGGTTTGAAACGTGAACCTTGATCGTTGATTCATAAGAATACATCGTATGTAGTTCTACTTTGTCATGCTCCTGATATGATTATcagttttcatttattttctcacCATCATTACCCGAAATTGATTATGACCAACTGTCCTTTCTTTAATTACGTTGTTGTCAATATTGATGAAGATAACAAATGTATGATTCTCttagatttgaaaaaaaaaatcattttgttcataaAAAAGTGATAGAACAGAGAAACACTAAATATTACTGGACAAGACGTCATGGTAATTTGGTATGTCAAGACTACTAGAAGTGATTCAAAGATTGCTGattcaaattacaaaaaattgtaCCTTATTACAATTACTCAActagttcttaaaaaaattcctaGAAAAGGATTGCTCACTGGGtgagaaaattaaaatggacatatatatatatatatatatatatatatatatatatatatatatatatatatttcaagatAACTATTAGTCTGTGAATAACACagacatttaaattaaattttaaatgagtcTTGTACCTTAAAGAAAGAGAGATAGTGCGTACATGTTTGGAAACACATTTGAAACATGCATGTTTGGACCATGTTGAAGTGAGATTTCTCGAATTCTAGgcgcaaacataaaaaaaaagttacgtgAGTGATGAACTGGGTTCAACGTTAGTTTAGTTAGACGCAATTGTAATCCAAACAATCTGAAAGCATAAAGTCTTAACCGTTTAACCTACCTATATAACCTGATTACGGATGTCCAAAATAACTTTAAGATGTCGGTGGTTAACAAAAGCTATTCAAATAgaacataatattaatttcttcttaACCTAAGAAAAAATCATCGGACTATGCGATAGCATATGTTTATACATCTGtaatttattgaaaggaaatcaaaacataaatcattttcaaatatCTGAATTGCTCACTTTCTTTTCGCCTAAGAAATATTTGTTTTGGTATAAAGTTATCTTTTACATTGTGAACAAAGGAATACAAGCATTATTCTTATGCTACTGACGCAATTTTAAGCTAAAGATAGTTGTTaggcattttttttcaaagtacaGTCATTGTATGATTTGAAATCTTGAGATAACGATAAAATTCGCCAATTTTGCAGTTTATCTTTACCGTTTTTAACAGTCATTGAATCAGAGTTACAAGCTTTTAAATTAGGCAAACGGACAAAAAGATACTTGGTCTAAGCTTGtcatgaaagaaaagaaaaaaaaaagataaaagagagtgAAAAGTATGACTAtttgaaaaagatgaaagagatatgaaatgagaaaatagaaaataatagtgTAGTAAAATATTtcgtttttaaaaatcatttgtaCAATTGCAATCTTATTCATGTGAActtgtattaaataatattttattttgttatatatatatatattccatttgattttgattttgttattttttaaaaaaatttaacaggcATAATTAATTATGGAGAGATAGAATCGAATATCATTAGATTTTGGTTACCAgcatattattcaattttatttactttcggGTGTACCCTTGTATTTGTTATCAGCACGTTCGATTTTGTTGGTTCTTATTGTCGACCTAATGCTATATTGAGTTGATTCCCACCCTGCTTAGAATGAAAATATAGTCCATCTTATCCGGTCTCCAATGCGTTCCACAAGGTTAGGGATAGTTTTGGAAAAATGATTTTCACGTTCACTTTCACCGTTTTCTCGCTCTGTTTcggagagaaaagaagagaaatcgCGCGAGACCCGTCATTTCTACAACACTTTCCTCTACTCTTTTTCCGACAACAAACAATAGAAAGTGTATCTTTCTGTTCATTTCTTCGCTGATGATAGTTTCTTTGCCTTTCTTTCTTGCGAACAGACCCTGAGAGATGAGTAGTTTACcaaaagaaaatgtaaatgGAGCACATAAAAAACTGTTTTTTCAACTAATGTGAGTACGATATTTCTTGGCTCTTTGGTGGAATCCCTAGATATCTCACATGCTTCAGTTTTTTTCATTGATTATGAGATTAATACTCAATTCAAAGCTTAGTTGTTACGCTCAAAGTTTTTCGTCACTCCCGAAGAATACATTTTAAGGACTTGAACTTAAGTTCTCCTCCACAAATTCAGCATATATGTTGTCAACTTTGTTAGACCCTTTAGGTCACTACAAtttaatgttagaaaaaccattTATAAATTAGATAACTTTTTTGTGATGTCGGTTGATGATTGCAATTAATTAGGCCATGCACAAGCAATTTTCAATATCTTGTGGAGCCCAAGACAAATTAAAGCATTCAAGATGCTAGCTGAAAGTTCTTGTTATGATACGTCGCTACCCCACAGCTCATAGACAAGAGCATGCTCGTGTATCTAGGCCTCTTCTATCCATCATTTTGAAAGCCACTGCTAGCCATATCCTGGAAATTAGTGAATATATGTTTCAATTGGCTTCCACTTTACCAGAATCCTGTGACCAGCAGAGTACAAgaattttattccaaaattacCCATTGAGCAGGGAATCCAACGACTATATGTAATAGAAGTACATTATCTTTTAGCTATAAATAAATAGGAATCAACTATAAAATTGAACAGTATGTTTGGATTAGCTTCATGGGAAAAAAtaaccaaataattttttaagggaagataaagtaataaatagttatttttacttttttttttttatagttgcaTTGTAATTTTGTGGGATAAAATTGATTCTTCTATGTTATCCCAAATGAATGGTCCTTTAATTTAGTGGGAAATCATCGATTTGTTAAGTTTGTGATTCTTGATGGTGATCGATCCTTTTTTCAGGAAGTCATTTGTATTATCATAAGTAGTAGTGTAGTATTACTATTAATTCTGAGTGCAACTTGTGACATGTAAAGAGGGTAATTCGCTCCAAGAGGTCTAACTAAGCCAGGTGCAAGTGGTTCCGAAGTCCCATGAAAAAGTGCGTAAAAGAATTTTGACCTAAGAATCGTTTCCTTGTGACGCCTTATTTATCTATTCCTTTTGTCTTGTTTTAGTTGAAACGAAATAATAACTTTGCTAAAACAACATCAGTCTAATACAATCAACATCATCATCCACTGGAACACTTGTAAACAATCTAGGACGGTTATCTATAAAACatgttcaattaaaaaatgatgacaaaaaggAATCGTAGGGCACGGAATGATGGAACAAACAGAATAGAAAGCACCAAAGTTCACACGGACGCTAATAATTGTCAACCCACTAATGATATCATGGTTAGAAAAAGCAAAAATTTCAAAGGTCATTCTGAGTAACTGGTTCATATTATCATTAAGAATCCAATGAGAGATTTTCAAGATCACGTATTCCTTGACTAGGCACTTTCTTCAACTCGGAAGATCTCTTGTAATGATCAAGCTTTCATATTCTTCCCCAACATTATGTAGTGATAGAAATGGGATTGATAGGCCATGCAAAATCTATGTACGGAAAATTAGAAGAaagtcataatttatttatatgaggcagttatatttttgtatgtgactgttattatttattactcCATTCTTCTACTCTAAAATAATTATCGTTTTagtttgttttacatatataaaaaataataaataaatgaaaaaaataatgttataaaatcaatcttatgttattattataaattttgttcttcattattattataattaagaaatataactgaaaaaaaataattaatgttatattaaaaaatataaaataataattattttaagataatttttttacacgacaattataatgaaatggggattattaataggaaGTTGTTTTTTATATGTGACTGCCATTGTTTAATATATGTtgtaaaagaaatcaaagattgCATAAGGGTACTAATTTTATCACTTTCAGTGGAAGGAGGTGAATCTTTTTGTAAGGAAAAAAATCACGTGTTTGTGATTCTATATTCAAATATGGCCataaaccaaattaaattaGTAATATAAACTGGTATTATTGTGTTTTAAGTTCTTGAGT contains:
- the LOC100781433 gene encoding uncharacterized protein, whose amino-acid sequence is MMLRTTEKVCYTPDFNEKPIMFLNQTTVGVGGGGGNKKRVTGTWTFRFQKDPKFSPVRFLQQLGAKVASAIRVVSMRRRSSRKVSSSSLVRTRSVSDPTDSHRAKAVEDCIEFLHSSSSRERPSSVSESSL